In Lacrimispora indolis DSM 755, a genomic segment contains:
- a CDS encoding zinc-dependent alcohol dehydrogenase, giving the protein MRAIYLKEPWNVSCIDIEKPEPKEGQALIKVRSAGICGSDIGAFRGTNPLVSYPRIIGHEVVGEVVSIPSENKRGIKAGDHVIVDPYLFCGNCYPCSIGRTNCCTGLKVLGVHVEGGMSDYMVHPADMLWKLPEDMPWDIAPMAEPLTIALHGIHRGGLKKGEHAAVIGAGPIGLLAAMSALAYGAEPIVIDVVEERLSFARSLGVKYTIHSAEESLTERVEEFTKGRMAELVMECSGANPAVRSALDIAANAGRVTLTGWPKKETPLPTDLITRKEIDIRGARTSANEFEEAIELIHRGRVDVRKILTRTVSMEEAPAMIADIERNSGNYMKVNVIL; this is encoded by the coding sequence ATGCGTGCGATCTATTTAAAAGAACCATGGAACGTTTCATGTATTGATATTGAAAAACCGGAACCAAAGGAAGGGCAGGCTCTGATTAAAGTGCGGTCTGCCGGTATTTGCGGAAGTGATATAGGAGCTTTCCGGGGAACCAATCCGCTGGTATCCTATCCAAGGATTATCGGCCATGAGGTGGTGGGGGAAGTCGTATCCATTCCATCGGAGAACAAGAGAGGAATCAAGGCAGGAGACCATGTAATTGTGGATCCCTATCTTTTTTGCGGAAACTGCTACCCCTGTTCCATCGGGCGCACCAACTGCTGTACCGGTTTAAAGGTTCTCGGCGTCCATGTGGAGGGAGGAATGTCCGATTATATGGTACATCCCGCAGATATGCTGTGGAAGCTTCCGGAGGATATGCCATGGGACATCGCACCCATGGCGGAGCCTCTGACCATTGCCCTTCACGGCATTCACAGGGGCGGATTAAAAAAAGGAGAACATGCGGCTGTGATAGGGGCAGGTCCCATAGGTCTTCTGGCAGCCATGTCGGCTCTTGCTTATGGAGCTGAGCCTATTGTCATTGACGTTGTGGAGGAGCGCCTTTCTTTTGCAAGGAGTCTGGGAGTAAAGTATACCATTCACTCAGCAGAAGAGAGCCTGACAGAGAGAGTGGAGGAATTTACAAAAGGGCGCATGGCAGAGCTTGTCATGGAGTGCTCCGGCGCGAATCCGGCAGTTCGTTCTGCCCTGGATATTGCGGCAAATGCAGGCCGTGTTACCCTTACGGGCTGGCCGAAAAAGGAGACTCCTCTTCCCACCGATCTGATCACAAGAAAGGAAATTGATATCCGGGGAGCCCGCACCAGTGCCAATGAGTTTGAAGAAGCCATTGAGCTGATCCACAGGGGCAGGGTGGATGTGAGAAAGATACTGACCAGGACTGTTTCAATGGAAGAAGCTCCGGCAATGATCGCTGATATTGAAAGGAATTCCGGAAATTACATGAAGGTAAATGTAATACTGTAG